The bacterium genome has a window encoding:
- a CDS encoding glycosyltransferase family 4 protein, with amino-acid sequence MEKVKVLHIITRLILGGAQENTLYTVEGLMNDPAYDVTLASGLTTGPEGSLVSKAKESGVNLVTINGLTRNINPFRDISAFLSLYKLIRMNDFDIVHTHSSKAGIIGRLAAKLAGRGVIIHTIHGLPFHPYQSRFLNFIYIRLERLAGKYTDKIITVCESMAQKAQAAGIKPVYGYGTVYSGMELDKFIDERTNSRQAKRNIGLSPDAKVVGKVARLFPLKGYEYFVSASKYISECVQNVYFLIVGDGILREQLEHRVRQMGLKDRFIFAGLVPHDDVPRFIAAMDVVVHTSLREGLARVIPQAMAMSKPVVSFDIDGARELVHKGYTGYLVRPKDIKGLSDRVIDLLNDAEKAEKMGINGRKLVDPAFRIETMIDKIKGIYDNLITKKIKFEARSTKYETISNDQSTND; translated from the coding sequence ATGGAAAAAGTAAAGGTTCTCCACATAATTACACGCCTGATTCTGGGTGGGGCGCAGGAAAATACACTGTACACAGTAGAAGGATTGATGAATGACCCTGCCTATGATGTTACATTAGCTTCAGGCCTTACCACAGGCCCTGAAGGAAGTCTCGTGAGCAAGGCAAAAGAATCCGGAGTAAATTTAGTAACCATTAACGGACTGACAAGGAATATAAATCCCTTTAGAGACATAAGCGCTTTTTTATCTTTATATAAATTAATAAGGATGAATGATTTTGATATAGTACATACGCATTCCTCAAAAGCAGGTATCATTGGAAGACTTGCAGCAAAACTAGCAGGACGCGGTGTAATCATACATACAATACATGGTTTGCCGTTTCATCCGTATCAGAGCAGGTTTCTAAACTTTATTTATATCCGCTTGGAGAGATTGGCCGGAAAATACACAGATAAGATAATTACTGTCTGCGAAAGTATGGCTCAAAAAGCGCAGGCTGCAGGCATAAAACCTGTTTATGGATATGGAACGGTTTATAGCGGTATGGAGTTAGATAAGTTTATAGATGAGAGAACGAATTCCCGTCAAGCAAAAAGAAATATCGGCTTGTCTCCTGACGCTAAGGTTGTAGGTAAAGTAGCAAGACTTTTCCCTTTAAAGGGCTATGAATATTTTGTCAGCGCATCGAAATATATTTCGGAGTGCGTGCAGAATGTATATTTTTTAATTGTAGGAGACGGAATTTTAAGGGAACAATTAGAACACAGGGTTAGGCAAATGGGATTAAAAGATAGATTTATTTTTGCTGGACTTGTCCCGCATGATGATGTTCCAAGATTTATTGCTGCAATGGATGTAGTTGTACATACTTCATTAAGAGAAGGGTTAGCAAGAGTTATACCTCAGGCAATGGCAATGTCCAAACCTGTAGTGAGCTTTGATATTGATGGAGCCAGGGAATTAGTGCATAAGGGCTACACAGGTTATCTTGTTAGGCCTAAAGATATTAAAGGACTATCAGATAGAGTAATAGATTTGCTAAATGATGCAGAAAAAGCAGAGAAAATGGGCATAAATGGCAGAAAACTTGTGGATCCGGCATTTCGCATAGAAACAATGATTGATAAAATAAAAGGAATATATGATAATCTAATTACAAAAAAAATTAAATTCG
- a CDS encoding glycosyltransferase family 39 protein has translation MILFIFLFSFIVRFIYLYFFSQHIMHIEHSLFGDAAQYILIAKNVASGSGFNMLPDSNLLANRAPLFPFILAGIFKFFGQGYWPARIFQVCISSLVPVITYLIGKEIATKRVAIVSAYISVFYPFYVFYSAYVLTETLFVFLSCLSLLYLIRFVKRGSYQDSLLAGIFLGLSALTRPIAMGFGLFFLMCYFWVPKRRLKGSAIILVTMFLVILPWTIRNYIVFEKIIPITTEAGRVFYSGNNPMNKTGGCIRHVDFIEPEETGSMEEVEASKYMFKKGLEFIRHNPVTFLKMSVKKAGRLWRVFPYWTSGFTNIKYKLISIFFYGLILPFFLIGIFLSIRNWKLVLPLYCLIVYTGIFCMVFYGTMRFRLPLMPAVIVLASIGIDRLLWKK, from the coding sequence GTGATTCTGTTTATTTTCCTCTTTTCTTTTATTGTCAGATTTATATATCTCTATTTCTTTTCTCAGCACATAATGCACATTGAGCATTCTCTTTTTGGCGATGCGGCTCAATACATTCTGATTGCAAAAAACGTTGCCTCTGGTAGTGGATTCAACATGTTGCCTGATTCAAACCTTCTAGCAAACAGAGCTCCACTTTTTCCATTTATTCTTGCCGGAATTTTTAAGTTTTTTGGACAAGGTTACTGGCCGGCAAGAATTTTTCAAGTTTGTATAAGTTCTCTAGTTCCTGTTATTACCTATTTAATTGGCAAAGAGATTGCCACTAAGAGAGTTGCGATAGTGTCGGCATACATTTCCGTATTTTATCCTTTTTATGTTTTCTATAGCGCATATGTTCTTACAGAGACTTTGTTTGTTTTTCTTTCCTGTTTATCCTTATTATATTTAATCAGATTTGTAAAAAGAGGTTCCTATCAAGACTCATTATTAGCGGGTATATTTTTGGGACTTTCAGCGCTTACAAGACCTATTGCAATGGGATTTGGACTGTTTTTTTTAATGTGCTATTTTTGGGTGCCTAAACGCAGACTTAAAGGCAGTGCCATAATTTTAGTAACTATGTTTTTAGTAATATTGCCCTGGACTATAAGAAACTATATTGTTTTTGAGAAAATTATTCCTATTACTACTGAAGCAGGGCGAGTTTTTTACAGCGGGAATAACCCGATGAATAAAACTGGCGGGTGCATTAGACACGTTGATTTTATAGAGCCGGAAGAGACAGGAAGCATGGAAGAAGTTGAAGCATCTAAATACATGTTTAAGAAAGGGTTGGAGTTTATAAGACACAACCCTGTGACTTTTCTTAAAATGAGTGTAAAAAAAGCTGGGAGATTGTGGAGGGTTTTTCCTTATTGGACATCCGGCTTCACCAACATAAAATACAAATTAATAAGCATATTTTTTTATGGATTGATCCTTCCATTTTTTCTTATTGGAATATTTTTGAGTATACGAAACTGGAAACTTGTTTTACCTTTGTACTGCCTTATAGTATATACTGGCATTTTTTGTATGGTATTCTACGGTACTATGAGATTCAGACTTCCCCTAATGCCTGCTGTTATTGTGCTGGCATCAATAGGAATAGATAGATTGTTATGGAAAAAGTAA
- a CDS encoding glycosyltransferase codes for MGIKQLFVSIIVPAGELNKYALECIDASKKLDYENFEIILLPDKKPKTSIEGIDIISTGNVTPAEKKNIGIKNAKGDICAFLDSDAYPDENWLKNAMPLLDDTSIGVLGGPNLTPAQDSFYQKLSGEILAKKICSGKFADRYKTGNRHFCLELPSCNFFARKKILEDIGGFNKRFLTAEDADLCFRIRKKNMKILYSPSVIVYHHRRPLFLPHARQFWRYGQDKAGVIKRDFTFDKLYYFIPVFFLAFISAGAFSLLFSSLLKWIYISFTLLYFLLLLTATNGSIKKRITIFTGIILTHFSYAFGFVSGLLKRFK; via the coding sequence ATGGGGATTAAGCAACTCTTTGTATCAATAATAGTTCCTGCAGGAGAGCTTAACAAATATGCTCTTGAATGTATTGATGCGAGCAAAAAATTAGATTATGAAAACTTTGAGATAATATTATTGCCAGATAAGAAGCCAAAAACCTCTATAGAGGGAATTGACATTATTTCAACAGGAAATGTCACACCTGCTGAGAAAAAAAACATAGGTATAAAGAATGCAAAAGGGGACATATGTGCATTCTTGGATTCTGATGCATATCCTGATGAAAACTGGTTGAAGAATGCTATGCCTTTATTAGATGACACATCTATAGGTGTACTTGGTGGGCCGAATTTGACTCCTGCACAAGACAGCTTTTATCAAAAATTAAGCGGAGAGATTCTCGCAAAAAAAATCTGCTCAGGTAAATTTGCAGACAGATATAAAACAGGCAATAGACATTTCTGTCTGGAACTTCCTTCTTGTAATTTTTTTGCAAGAAAGAAGATATTGGAAGATATAGGAGGGTTTAATAAAAGATTTCTTACAGCTGAGGATGCTGATTTGTGCTTTCGTATAAGGAAGAAGAATATGAAGATATTATATTCACCTTCTGTAATAGTATATCATCATAGAAGGCCATTGTTCTTGCCTCATGCGAGACAGTTTTGGAGATACGGACAGGATAAAGCAGGCGTTATTAAGAGGGACTTTACCTTTGATAAGCTATATTACTTTATTCCTGTATTCTTTCTTGCATTTATTTCAGCAGGAGCTTTCTCTTTACTATTTAGCTCGTTACTAAAATGGATTTATATATCTTTTACTCTTCTTTATTTTTTACTTCTGCTTACTGCTACTAATGGGAGCATAAAAAAAAGAATAACAATATTTACTGGGATAATTCTAACTCATTTTTCATATGCTTTCGGATTTGTGAGTGGGCTTTTAAAGAGGTTCAAGTGA